The Burkholderia pyrrocinia genome includes a region encoding these proteins:
- a CDS encoding DUF488 domain-containing protein, which yields MGIRIIQLGTPRAAGEGLRIGTVRRPPRGVPKAEFASRNYYDVWLPTLSPSPELVAQAQAAETDAEWHAFKRHFRAEMAHGDPAKVLDLLAALSATTAFSIGCYCDDERHCHRSVLRELLAERGAAIEPGAG from the coding sequence ATGGGCATTCGGATCATCCAGCTCGGCACGCCGCGCGCGGCCGGCGAGGGCCTGCGGATCGGGACGGTGCGGCGGCCGCCGCGCGGCGTGCCGAAGGCGGAATTCGCGTCGCGCAACTACTATGATGTATGGTTGCCGACGCTGTCGCCGAGCCCCGAACTCGTCGCGCAGGCGCAGGCCGCCGAAACCGACGCCGAATGGCACGCGTTCAAGCGCCACTTCCGCGCGGAAATGGCGCATGGCGACCCGGCGAAGGTGCTGGACCTGCTGGCGGCGCTGTCGGCGACCACCGCGTTCTCGATCGGCTGCTACTGCGACGACGAGCGCCATTGCCACCGCAGCGTGCTGCGCGAGCTGCTCGCGGAGCGCGGCGCGGCAATCGAGCCCGGCGCGGGCTGA
- a CDS encoding amino acid aminotransferase, whose translation MFEHIDAYPGDPILTLNENFQKDPRDQKVNLSIGIYFDAEGRIPVMDAVREAETALQRDIGAKPYLPMVGLPAYRDAVQALVFGADHPARAAGRIATVQTLGGSGALKVGADFLKRYFPDAQVWLSDPSWENHRFIFERAGFTVNTYPYYDEATGGLKFDAMLAAIDALPARSIVLLHACCHNPTGVDLDEGQWEKLIDVIEARGLLPFVDMAYQGFGAGLDADAFAVRELGRRGVPALVANSFSKNFSLYGERVGGLSVICEDAAAADRVLGQLAGAVRSNYSNPQTYGAKVVAAVLGTPALRKQWEEELSAMCRRIARMRQSIHDGLRDHVSGEALTRYVKQRGMFTYTGLTESQVDALREVHGVYILRSGRMCVAGLNDSNVGIVADAIGKVLKSGV comes from the coding sequence ATGTTCGAACACATCGACGCGTACCCGGGCGACCCGATCCTGACGCTCAACGAGAACTTCCAGAAAGATCCGCGCGACCAGAAGGTCAACCTGAGCATCGGGATCTACTTCGACGCCGAAGGCCGGATTCCGGTGATGGACGCCGTACGCGAAGCCGAAACCGCGCTGCAGCGCGATATCGGCGCGAAGCCTTACCTGCCGATGGTCGGCCTGCCCGCGTATCGCGACGCCGTGCAGGCGCTCGTGTTCGGCGCCGATCACCCGGCCCGCGCGGCCGGCCGCATCGCGACCGTGCAGACGCTGGGCGGCTCGGGCGCGCTGAAGGTGGGCGCCGATTTCCTGAAGCGCTATTTCCCGGACGCGCAGGTGTGGCTCAGCGATCCGAGCTGGGAAAATCACCGCTTCATCTTCGAGCGTGCCGGCTTCACGGTGAACACGTATCCGTACTACGACGAGGCGACGGGCGGCCTGAAGTTCGATGCGATGCTCGCGGCGATCGACGCGCTGCCGGCGCGCAGCATCGTGCTGCTGCACGCGTGCTGCCATAACCCGACCGGCGTCGATCTCGATGAAGGCCAGTGGGAGAAGCTGATCGACGTGATCGAGGCGCGCGGGCTGCTGCCGTTCGTCGACATGGCGTACCAGGGCTTCGGCGCGGGCCTCGACGCGGACGCGTTCGCGGTGCGCGAACTGGGCCGCCGCGGCGTGCCGGCGCTCGTCGCAAACTCGTTCTCGAAAAACTTCTCGCTGTACGGCGAGCGCGTGGGCGGCCTGAGCGTCATCTGCGAAGATGCGGCCGCCGCCGACCGCGTGCTCGGCCAGCTGGCCGGCGCCGTGCGTTCGAACTACAGCAACCCGCAAACCTACGGTGCGAAGGTCGTGGCGGCCGTGCTCGGCACGCCCGCGCTGCGCAAGCAGTGGGAAGAGGAACTGTCGGCGATGTGCCGCCGCATCGCGCGGATGCGCCAGTCGATCCATGACGGCCTGCGCGACCACGTCAGCGGCGAAGCGCTCACGCGCTACGTGAAGCAGCGCGGGATGTTCACGTACACGGGCCTGACCGAATCGCAGGTCGACGCGCTGCGCGAAGTGCACGGCGTGTATATCCTTCGTTCGGGCCGGATGTGCGTGGCGGGCCTGAACGACTCGAACGTCGGCATCGTCGCGGACGCGATCGGCAAGGTGCTGAAGAGCGGCGTCTGA
- a CDS encoding amino acid permease has protein sequence MVSGNESDGLKRGLKNRHIQLIALGGALGTGLFLGIAQTIKMAGPSVLLGYAVAGIVAFFIMRQLGEMVVDEPVAGSFSYFADKYFGHFTGFLSGWNYWVLYILVSMAELSAVGIYVQYWWPGVPTWVSALVFFVVINLINLTSVKSYGETEFWFSIIKVAAIVGMIGFGGWLLASGHAGPEASVRNLWQHGGFFPNGVSGLVMSMAAIMFSFGGLELVGITAAEADDPKHSIPRATNQVIYRILIFYIGALAVLLSLYPWEKVVSGGSPFVLIFHALSSNLVANVLNVVVLTAALSVYNSGVYCNSRMLFGLARQGNAPKVLCSVNKRGIPLAALGASALATGACVLVNYFMPGKAFEVLMGLVVSALIINWAMISLIHLKFRQAKRAAGEETSFRSLGYPFTNYLCLAFMAGILVVMYLTPDLRLSVYLIPVWLAVLAIGYRFRQKNAGYAMRDGASAR, from the coding sequence ATGGTTTCTGGAAACGAGAGCGACGGCCTGAAGCGCGGGCTGAAGAACCGGCACATCCAGCTGATTGCGCTCGGCGGCGCGCTCGGCACGGGGCTGTTCCTCGGTATCGCGCAGACGATCAAGATGGCGGGCCCGTCGGTGCTGCTCGGCTATGCGGTGGCCGGCATCGTCGCGTTCTTCATCATGCGCCAGCTCGGCGAGATGGTCGTCGACGAGCCCGTCGCGGGTTCGTTCAGCTACTTCGCCGACAAGTACTTCGGCCACTTCACGGGCTTCCTGTCCGGCTGGAACTACTGGGTGCTGTATATCCTCGTCAGCATGGCCGAGCTGTCGGCCGTCGGGATCTACGTGCAGTACTGGTGGCCGGGCGTGCCGACCTGGGTGTCCGCGCTCGTGTTCTTCGTCGTCATCAACCTGATCAACCTGACCAGCGTGAAGTCGTACGGCGAGACGGAATTCTGGTTCTCGATCATCAAGGTCGCCGCGATCGTCGGGATGATCGGCTTCGGCGGCTGGCTGCTCGCGAGCGGCCATGCAGGGCCGGAGGCCAGCGTCCGGAACCTGTGGCAGCACGGCGGCTTCTTCCCGAACGGCGTGTCGGGCCTCGTGATGTCGATGGCCGCGATCATGTTCTCGTTCGGCGGGCTCGAGCTCGTCGGCATCACGGCGGCCGAGGCCGACGATCCGAAGCACAGCATCCCGCGCGCGACCAACCAGGTGATCTACCGCATCCTGATTTTCTACATCGGCGCGCTCGCCGTGCTGCTGTCGCTGTATCCGTGGGAGAAGGTCGTCAGCGGCGGCAGCCCGTTCGTGCTGATCTTCCATGCGCTGAGCAGCAACCTGGTCGCGAACGTGCTGAACGTCGTTGTGCTGACGGCCGCGCTGTCGGTCTACAACAGCGGCGTGTACTGCAACAGCCGGATGCTGTTCGGCCTCGCGCGGCAGGGCAATGCGCCGAAGGTGCTGTGCTCGGTGAACAAGCGCGGCATTCCGCTCGCTGCGCTCGGCGCGTCGGCACTCGCGACCGGCGCGTGCGTGCTGGTCAACTACTTCATGCCGGGCAAGGCGTTCGAGGTGCTGATGGGCCTCGTCGTGTCGGCGCTGATCATCAACTGGGCGATGATCAGCCTGATCCACCTGAAGTTCCGCCAGGCCAAGCGCGCGGCCGGGGAGGAGACTTCCTTCCGCAGTCTGGGCTATCCTTTCACGAATTACCTGTGCCTGGCATTCATGGCCGGCATTCTCGTCGTGATGTACCTGACGCCGGATCTCCGCCTGTCGGTGTACCTGATCCCGGTATGGCTCGCGGTGCTCGCGATCGGGTATCGCTTCCGTCAGAAGAATGCAGGCTATGCGATGCGCGACGGCGCGTCCGCACGCTGA
- a CDS encoding Lrp/AsnC family transcriptional regulator yields MPEPALDRIDRHLLSILQENGRASNLDLAKAVGLSPAQTLRRHRRLEEIGAIRRYETRLCPDTLGFGVTAFVHVTMERGHIRDLSKFQKLVSDLAQIQECFSVTGDIDYVLKVVAHDLKGLSRFLLETLMRIPGVSGVHSSVCLDEIKCTSAMPVES; encoded by the coding sequence ATGCCTGAACCGGCTCTCGACCGCATCGACCGCCACTTGCTTTCGATCCTGCAGGAGAACGGCCGCGCGTCGAACCTCGATCTGGCGAAGGCCGTCGGCCTGTCACCCGCGCAGACGCTGCGGCGCCACCGGCGGCTGGAAGAAATCGGCGCGATCCGCCGCTACGAAACCCGGCTCTGTCCCGACACGCTCGGCTTCGGCGTGACCGCGTTCGTGCACGTGACGATGGAGCGCGGGCATATCCGCGACCTGTCGAAGTTCCAGAAACTGGTCTCCGATCTCGCGCAGATCCAAGAGTGTTTTTCCGTGACGGGCGACATCGACTACGTACTGAAGGTCGTCGCGCACGACCTGAAGGGGTTGTCCCGGTTCCTGCTCGAAACGCTGATGCGGATCCCCGGCGTGAGCGGCGTTCACTCCAGCGTTTGCCTGGACGAAATCAAGTGCACGAGCGCGATGCCGGTTGAAAGCTGA
- a CDS encoding EamA family transporter: MPIPVLFAVLCAAFLHASWNALVRSSGDRLRSATVLQIAIGLFALLFLPGAAPITPASWLCVVASAVIHVVYTLLLVRAYEHGDLTVAYPVARGTAPLLVTLGAAAFAGEHLNVGAQGGLMLICAGIMAIGLERGRGAKHRMMQVLPTAFATGVSIAAYSVVDGIGVRESGNTVGYTAWMFVLTGVMMAAYYRLRAGPLRLTQDVGETAKAACGGVFAALAYGIVIWAMDRAPMGPVSALRETSVVFAALIARVYLGERLTPRRAAGCAVIAAGALLISAFEAVR; the protein is encoded by the coding sequence GTGCCGATCCCCGTTCTGTTTGCCGTTCTGTGCGCGGCGTTCCTGCATGCGTCATGGAACGCGCTCGTTCGCAGCAGCGGCGACCGATTGCGATCGGCCACGGTGCTGCAGATCGCAATCGGGCTGTTCGCGCTGCTGTTCCTGCCGGGCGCCGCGCCGATCACGCCCGCGAGCTGGCTCTGCGTCGTCGCATCGGCCGTGATCCACGTCGTCTATACGCTGCTGCTCGTGCGCGCGTACGAGCACGGCGACCTGACCGTCGCATACCCGGTCGCGCGCGGCACCGCGCCGCTGCTCGTCACGCTCGGTGCGGCGGCGTTCGCGGGCGAGCACCTGAACGTCGGCGCGCAGGGCGGGCTGATGCTGATCTGCGCGGGCATCATGGCGATCGGTCTGGAACGCGGGCGCGGCGCGAAGCACCGGATGATGCAGGTGCTGCCGACCGCGTTCGCGACCGGCGTGTCGATCGCGGCTTACAGCGTGGTCGACGGGATCGGCGTGCGGGAGAGCGGCAACACGGTCGGCTATACCGCGTGGATGTTCGTGTTGACGGGCGTGATGATGGCCGCGTACTACCGGCTGCGTGCGGGGCCGTTGCGCCTGACGCAGGATGTCGGCGAAACGGCGAAGGCTGCGTGCGGCGGGGTGTTCGCCGCGCTCGCGTACGGCATCGTGATCTGGGCGATGGATCGCGCGCCGATGGGCCCCGTGTCGGCGCTGCGCGAAACGAGCGTGGTGTTCGCGGCGCTGATTGCGCGCGTGTATCTCGGCGAGCGGCTGACGCCGCGCCGTGCGGCCGGCTGCGCGGTGATCGCGGCCGGTGCGCTGCTGATCAGCGCGTTCGAAGCGGTGCGCTGA
- a CDS encoding phospholipase C yields MFRQALLVTACAAAALALFACGGSDDPTSTPAVSSQDALQTATPIKHVVVIYGENISFDHYFGTYPNATNPSGEPAFTAKSGTPTPNGLTGTLLTANPNFTNTANGTDAANPFRLDRTQAATADQNHAYTAEQQAEDNGLADLFPKYTGKGSSGGAGAFGTKGQVMGYFDGNTVTALWNYAQRFAMSDNMYTTSYGPSTPGALNVVSGQTNGMQIVKTSAQPSTLAKSSYYINDGQGGFTMINDVDPGFDVCSSTTDQAMMSGKNIGDLLNGAKITWGGFMGGFNLSTTNGNGTTGCARSTVATAVNAATSDYIPHHNWFQYYASTSNPQHTRPSAVAAIGSSLEADGKTAEPANHQYDSDDFFAAVKAGNFPSVSFLKAPAAQDAHAGYSDPLDEQAFVTKVVNFLQQQPDWQNTAVIVTYDDSDGWYDHVYTAPTRASSDPVDQVSGSGKCGTGGTTGVNGATVNGRCGPGVRIPLIVISPYAKQNYVDHTMVDQSSVVRFIEDNWLGGQRIGGGSFDATAGDLRGLFDFTSKPNTTPLYLDPTLGTALSAAPSI; encoded by the coding sequence ATGTTCCGTCAAGCCTTGCTCGTCACCGCGTGCGCAGCCGCAGCGCTGGCGCTGTTCGCCTGCGGCGGCAGCGACGATCCCACGTCGACGCCCGCCGTGTCGTCGCAGGATGCGCTGCAGACCGCCACGCCGATCAAGCACGTCGTCGTGATCTATGGCGAAAACATCTCGTTCGACCACTACTTCGGCACCTACCCGAACGCGACGAACCCGTCGGGCGAACCGGCGTTCACCGCGAAATCCGGCACGCCGACGCCCAACGGCCTGACGGGCACGCTGCTTACCGCGAACCCGAACTTCACGAACACCGCCAACGGCACCGACGCGGCGAACCCGTTCCGCCTCGACCGCACGCAGGCCGCGACCGCCGACCAGAACCACGCGTACACGGCCGAGCAGCAAGCCGAGGACAACGGCCTGGCCGACCTGTTCCCGAAATACACCGGCAAGGGCTCGTCCGGCGGCGCCGGCGCGTTCGGCACGAAGGGCCAGGTGATGGGCTACTTCGACGGCAACACCGTGACCGCGCTGTGGAACTACGCGCAGCGCTTCGCGATGAGCGACAACATGTACACGACGTCGTACGGCCCGTCGACGCCGGGCGCGCTGAACGTCGTGTCGGGCCAGACCAACGGGATGCAGATCGTCAAGACGTCGGCGCAGCCGTCGACGCTCGCGAAGAGCTCGTACTACATCAACGACGGCCAGGGCGGCTTCACGATGATCAACGACGTCGACCCCGGCTTCGACGTGTGTTCGAGCACGACCGACCAGGCGATGATGAGCGGCAAGAACATCGGCGACCTGCTGAACGGCGCGAAGATCACGTGGGGCGGCTTCATGGGCGGCTTCAACCTGTCGACGACCAACGGCAACGGTACGACGGGCTGCGCCCGCAGCACGGTCGCCACCGCCGTGAACGCCGCGACGTCGGACTACATTCCGCACCACAACTGGTTCCAGTACTACGCGTCGACGTCGAACCCGCAGCACACGCGCCCGAGCGCGGTCGCGGCGATCGGTTCGAGCCTCGAAGCCGACGGCAAGACGGCCGAACCCGCGAACCACCAGTACGACTCGGACGACTTCTTCGCAGCCGTGAAGGCCGGCAACTTCCCGTCGGTCAGCTTCCTGAAGGCGCCGGCTGCGCAAGACGCGCATGCGGGCTATTCGGATCCGCTCGACGAGCAGGCGTTCGTGACGAAGGTCGTCAACTTCCTGCAACAGCAGCCGGACTGGCAGAACACGGCCGTGATCGTCACCTATGACGACTCGGACGGCTGGTACGACCACGTGTACACGGCGCCGACCCGCGCGTCGTCCGACCCGGTCGACCAGGTCAGCGGCAGCGGCAAGTGCGGCACGGGCGGCACCACCGGCGTGAACGGCGCGACCGTGAACGGCCGCTGCGGCCCGGGGGTGCGGATTCCGCTGATCGTGATCTCGCCGTACGCGAAGCAGAACTATGTCGACCACACGATGGTCGACCAGTCGTCCGTCGTACGCTTCATCGAGGACAACTGGCTCGGCGGCCAGCGCATCGGCGGCGGTTCGTTCGATGCGACGGCGGGCGACCTGCGCGGGCTGTTCGACTTCACGTCGAAGCCGAACACGACGCCGCTGTACCTCGACCCGACGCTCGGCACCGCACTGAGCGCGGCACCGTCGATCTGA
- a CDS encoding cytochrome-c peroxidase, with amino-acid sequence MTARPAFPSPDASGTPAPRSSSRLLRRAACVLGAAVLGYGGFAIAFPAQVPAAIGTVVADWTGANPHPVVLQRPAAQPLSAVAQLGRALFVDPSLSASGKQSCASCHSPDHAYGPPNALDVQPGGLAMTQQGYRPPPSLMYLYRQPNFSIGPDAGENDAAPSVAQQAASAAGVVKAQKVAGTSAAPQLVPQGGMFWDGRADTLQQQAFGPLLNPVEMANASVDDVAHKLAQSSHRAQLEQLFGARVFDSPQLAVSEAMFAIARYQVEDPSFHPYNSKYDRWLEGRARLSQAELRGLRLFNDPDKANCAGCHLSKPGKDGLPPMLTDYQYEALGAPRNQALAQNRNPAFHDLGVCGPFRDDLKDQTQYCAMFLTPTLRNAATRHVFFHNGVFHTLDQVMAFYNERSISPQKFYSRGADGKVDEYDDIPPKYRANVDVTDAPFDRKPGDTPAMTAQDIKDIEAFLGTLTDEPAQY; translated from the coding sequence ATGACAGCTCGTCCCGCGTTCCCGTCTCCCGACGCCTCCGGCACCCCCGCGCCACGTTCCTCTTCCCGCCTGCTGCGCCGCGCGGCGTGCGTGCTCGGTGCGGCCGTGCTCGGCTATGGCGGGTTCGCGATCGCGTTCCCCGCGCAGGTGCCCGCGGCGATCGGCACCGTCGTCGCCGACTGGACGGGCGCGAACCCGCATCCGGTCGTGCTGCAGCGGCCCGCCGCGCAGCCGCTGTCGGCGGTCGCGCAGCTCGGGCGGGCGCTGTTCGTCGATCCGTCGCTGTCCGCGTCGGGCAAGCAGTCGTGCGCGTCGTGCCACAGCCCCGATCATGCGTACGGCCCGCCGAACGCGCTCGACGTGCAGCCGGGCGGCCTCGCAATGACGCAGCAGGGGTATCGCCCGCCGCCGTCGCTGATGTACCTGTACCGCCAGCCGAACTTCAGCATCGGCCCCGATGCGGGCGAAAACGACGCCGCGCCGAGTGTCGCGCAGCAGGCCGCGTCGGCGGCCGGCGTCGTCAAGGCGCAGAAGGTGGCCGGCACGTCGGCCGCGCCGCAGCTCGTGCCGCAGGGCGGGATGTTCTGGGACGGCCGCGCCGATACGCTGCAGCAGCAGGCGTTCGGCCCGCTGCTGAATCCGGTCGAGATGGCGAACGCGAGCGTTGACGACGTCGCGCACAAGCTCGCGCAGTCGTCGCACCGCGCGCAGCTCGAGCAACTGTTCGGCGCGCGCGTGTTCGACAGCCCGCAGCTCGCGGTGTCGGAGGCGATGTTCGCGATCGCGCGCTATCAGGTCGAGGATCCGTCGTTCCATCCGTACAACAGCAAGTACGATCGCTGGCTCGAAGGCCGTGCGCGCCTGTCGCAGGCCGAGCTGCGCGGGCTGCGCCTGTTCAACGATCCGGACAAGGCGAATTGCGCGGGCTGCCACCTGTCGAAGCCCGGCAAGGACGGGCTGCCGCCGATGTTGACCGATTACCAGTACGAGGCGCTCGGCGCGCCGCGCAACCAGGCGCTTGCGCAGAACCGCAACCCGGCGTTCCACGATCTCGGCGTGTGCGGGCCGTTCCGCGACGACCTGAAAGACCAGACGCAGTATTGCGCGATGTTCCTCACGCCGACGCTGCGCAACGCGGCGACGCGCCATGTGTTCTTCCACAACGGCGTGTTCCACACGCTCGACCAGGTGATGGCGTTCTACAACGAGCGCAGCATCTCGCCGCAGAAGTTCTATTCGCGCGGCGCGGACGGCAAGGTCGACGAATATGACGACATTCCGCCGAAGTATCGCGCGAACGTCGACGTGACCGATGCGCCGTTCGATCGCAAGCCGGGCGACACGCCCGCGATGACGGCGCAGGATATCAAGGATATCGAAGCGTTCCTCGGCACGCTGACCGACGAGCCGGCGCAATACTGA
- a CDS encoding type VI secretion system amidase immunity protein Tai4 — protein MKGAWIAAALTCVAMHPAVVSAKEAAQASPEAGSRTYIQNFKDMVLAECLATAYKQAPGVSKDIGSSTSALRDWTYYDMERAPDVVQSLVGSYLARDYRNPVVESEVKDLKFDFLKCMDLYHSKALDTAARKLVLRPNSTYRAENGQKPR, from the coding sequence ATGAAGGGAGCCTGGATCGCGGCTGCGCTGACGTGCGTCGCGATGCATCCTGCGGTGGTTTCCGCGAAGGAGGCAGCGCAAGCGTCACCGGAGGCCGGCTCACGGACTTACATCCAGAACTTCAAGGACATGGTGCTCGCGGAGTGCCTGGCGACCGCTTACAAGCAGGCGCCCGGGGTGAGCAAGGATATCGGCAGCAGCACCAGCGCGTTGCGCGACTGGACCTACTACGACATGGAGCGTGCGCCAGATGTCGTTCAATCGCTCGTTGGCAGCTATCTTGCGCGTGATTACCGGAATCCGGTCGTGGAATCCGAAGTCAAGGACTTGAAGTTCGACTTCCTGAAGTGCATGGATCTTTACCACAGCAAGGCGCTGGACACTGCGGCGCGAAAGCTCGTATTGCGGCCGAACAGCACCTATCGGGCAGAAAACGGACAGAAGCCGCGGTAA
- a CDS encoding TIGR00366 family protein, giving the protein MIQRISRFFTQVVHRVLPDPLIFAILLTIVTFALAFGLTPNTPVQLTTMWGSGFWNLLAFSMQMVMILVTGHALASSPPVKRLLVALASTARTPGQGVMLVAFVGALACAINWGFGLVLGAMLAREVARRVAGSDYRLLVASAYMGFLSWHGGLSGSVPLVAATKGNPMEKTIGLIPVSQTIFTGYNAFITIGLIVMLPFLARMMMPKPGDVVSVDPALLAEPPSVERKLGPDATFAERLEESRALSVFVAALCAVFLVLKFVQKGFSLDIDTVNLAFLAAGILLHRTPMAYARAVAGAARGASGIMVQFPFYAGIQALMDHSGLAGVITKWFVDIANVHTFPLLAFLSSAVINFAVPSGGGHWVVQGPFVMPAAQALGADLGKAAMAIAYGESWTNMAQPFWALPALAIAGLGVRDIMGYCVTTLLFSGVIFIAGMYLF; this is encoded by the coding sequence TTGATCCAGCGCATTTCCCGCTTCTTCACGCAGGTGGTTCACCGCGTGTTGCCCGACCCGTTGATTTTCGCGATCCTGCTGACGATCGTCACGTTCGCGCTCGCGTTCGGCCTCACGCCGAACACACCCGTTCAACTCACGACGATGTGGGGTTCGGGTTTCTGGAACCTGCTCGCGTTCTCGATGCAGATGGTGATGATCCTCGTCACCGGCCACGCGCTCGCGAGCTCGCCGCCCGTCAAGCGCCTGCTCGTCGCGCTCGCGAGCACCGCGCGCACGCCGGGGCAGGGCGTGATGCTCGTCGCGTTCGTCGGCGCGCTCGCGTGCGCGATCAACTGGGGCTTCGGTCTCGTGCTCGGCGCGATGCTCGCGCGCGAAGTGGCGCGCCGCGTGGCCGGCAGCGACTACCGGCTGCTCGTCGCGTCCGCGTACATGGGCTTCCTGAGCTGGCACGGCGGGCTGTCGGGTTCGGTGCCGCTGGTCGCGGCCACGAAGGGCAATCCGATGGAGAAGACCATCGGGCTGATTCCCGTGTCGCAGACGATCTTCACCGGCTACAACGCGTTCATCACGATCGGCCTGATCGTGATGCTGCCGTTTCTCGCGCGGATGATGATGCCGAAGCCCGGCGACGTCGTCAGCGTCGATCCGGCGCTGCTCGCCGAGCCGCCGAGCGTCGAGCGCAAGCTCGGGCCCGACGCGACGTTCGCGGAACGGCTGGAGGAGAGCCGCGCGCTGTCGGTCTTCGTCGCGGCGCTGTGCGCGGTGTTCCTCGTGCTGAAGTTCGTGCAGAAGGGTTTCTCGCTCGACATCGACACCGTGAACCTCGCGTTTCTCGCCGCCGGCATCCTGCTGCACCGCACGCCGATGGCCTATGCGCGAGCTGTCGCCGGCGCGGCACGCGGCGCGTCGGGGATCATGGTCCAGTTTCCGTTCTACGCGGGCATCCAGGCGCTGATGGATCACTCGGGGCTCGCAGGCGTGATCACGAAGTGGTTCGTCGATATCGCGAACGTGCACACGTTCCCGCTGCTCGCATTCCTGAGTTCGGCCGTGATCAATTTCGCGGTGCCGTCGGGCGGCGGCCATTGGGTCGTGCAGGGCCCGTTCGTGATGCCGGCTGCGCAAGCGCTCGGCGCGGATCTCGGCAAGGCGGCGATGGCGATCGCGTACGGCGAATCGTGGACCAACATGGCGCAGCCGTTCTGGGCGCTGCCCGCGCTGGCGATCGCGGGGCTCGGCGTGCGCGACATCATGGGGTATTGCGTGACGACGCTGCTGTTCTCCGGCGTCATCTTTATCGCGGGCATGTATCTGTTCTGA
- a CDS encoding chloride channel protein, with amino-acid sequence MRLDLPSAPASSSPPAGPFARVAVVTILTGVGAGLGGMLLALLLHAIQHIAYGYSVAHVIGTESFLTGVTGADPLRRLAVLVVCGIVAGGGWWALYRYGRLLVSIRRAVRAADPRMPFVSTTIHALLQIVTVALGSPLGREVAPREIGSLLAGRLAHRAGLTPDDCRLMVACGAGAGLAAVYNVPLGGAIFVLEVLLGTFELRALVVAVVTSAIAAAVAWIGLGNEHQYTVPPFALSAPLVAWSIVCGPLFGFAAYGFVRLTSRARANAPKDWRLPVLALLNFAVIGVLAMRFPQLLGNGKGPASLGFDGTLTIGLAAALLVLKVLIEAGSLRAGAEGGLLTPGLANGALLGVVLGGLWGLVWPGASSGGCALVGATAFLAASMQMPVTAVVLLLEFTRANHDSLVPMLLAVAGSLVAYRFAQRLAERRAKAVEPVRERASA; translated from the coding sequence ATGCGCCTCGATCTCCCGTCCGCTCCCGCATCCTCTTCGCCGCCCGCCGGCCCGTTCGCGCGCGTGGCCGTCGTCACGATCCTGACCGGCGTCGGCGCGGGCCTCGGCGGCATGCTGCTCGCGCTGCTGCTGCATGCGATCCAGCACATCGCGTACGGCTACAGCGTTGCGCACGTGATCGGCACCGAGAGCTTCCTCACCGGCGTGACCGGCGCCGATCCGCTGCGCAGGCTCGCGGTGCTGGTCGTTTGCGGGATCGTCGCCGGCGGCGGCTGGTGGGCGCTTTACCGGTACGGCCGGCTGCTGGTCAGCATCCGCCGCGCGGTGCGTGCGGCCGATCCGCGGATGCCGTTCGTCAGCACGACGATTCACGCGCTGCTGCAGATCGTCACTGTCGCGCTCGGCTCGCCGCTCGGCCGCGAAGTCGCGCCGCGCGAGATCGGTTCGCTGCTCGCCGGGCGGCTCGCGCATCGTGCGGGGCTCACACCCGACGACTGCCGGCTGATGGTCGCGTGCGGCGCCGGCGCGGGCCTCGCGGCCGTCTACAACGTGCCGCTCGGCGGCGCGATCTTCGTGCTCGAAGTGCTGCTCGGCACGTTCGAACTGCGTGCGCTGGTCGTGGCGGTCGTCACGTCGGCGATCGCGGCGGCCGTCGCGTGGATCGGCCTCGGCAACGAACACCAGTACACGGTGCCGCCGTTCGCGCTGAGCGCGCCGCTGGTTGCGTGGTCGATCGTCTGCGGGCCGCTGTTCGGCTTCGCCGCGTACGGTTTCGTGCGGCTCACGAGCCGTGCGCGCGCGAACGCGCCGAAGGACTGGCGGCTGCCTGTGCTCGCGCTGCTCAACTTCGCGGTGATCGGCGTGCTCGCGATGCGGTTTCCGCAATTGCTCGGCAACGGCAAGGGGCCGGCGTCGCTGGGCTTCGACGGCACGCTGACGATCGGCCTTGCGGCGGCGCTGCTGGTGCTGAAGGTGCTGATCGAGGCCGGCAGCCTGCGGGCCGGTGCCGAGGGCGGCCTGCTGACGCCGGGCCTCGCGAACGGCGCGCTGCTCGGCGTCGTGCTCGGCGGACTGTGGGGCCTCGTGTGGCCGGGCGCGTCGAGCGGCGGATGCGCGCTGGTCGGCGCGACCGCGTTTCTCGCCGCGTCGATGCAGATGCCGGTCACGGCGGTCGTGCTGCTGCTCGAGTTCACGCGCGCGAATCACGACAGCCTCGTGCCGATGCTGCTTGCGGTGGCTGGATCGCTTGTCGCGTACCGGTTCGCGCAGCGGTTGGCCGAGCGGCGGGCGAAGGCGGTCGAGCCGGTGCGCGAGCGCGCATCGGCGTAG